A portion of the Oryzias melastigma strain HK-1 linkage group LG1, ASM292280v2, whole genome shotgun sequence genome contains these proteins:
- the parn gene encoding poly(A)-specific ribonuclease PARN, giving the protein MEVTRTNFKESLSDVYSAIDEADFLAIDGEFSGISDGPSVSALTNGLDTPEERYVKLKKHSMDFLLFQFGLCTFKYDQEKSKYITKPFNFYVFPKPFSRTSPDIKFICQSSSIDFLACQGFDFNKVFCHGIPYLNQEQEAQLREQTEERRNQHANGLGTPSFISPSSKTPANVPDEQKDYINKVVEKVEKLFSSNKETLDLEPCSGFQRKLIYQTLSWKFPKGLHVETMETEKKERFIQVSKVDEEERKRREQQKLEREQEELNDAVGFSRVVHAISKSGKLVVGHNMLLDVMHTIHQFYCSLPQDLQDFKEVTTCVFPRLLDTKLMASTQPFKELINNTSLAELEKQVKESPFKAPSVETAEGFPSYDTAQEQLHEAGYDAFITGLCFISMANHLGSFLTPPKAHISAHSKLIEPFFNKLFLMRIIDIPYLNITGPDLQPKRDHVLYVTFPKEWKTSDLYQLFSAFGNIQVSWIDETSAFVCLSQTDQVQIAMNTSRYAESYRIQTYAEYIHEKRQKEEKLGQTSKSWGEDGWMKPQYPSSTAGFGYHRMRKRSISPASGEQGMEDALTADGWSHYSDNKDGKKMKLDDACGKASVEAAESKTSEEWLNTTTNKQYSSSLSPSPDGSDPDSQAEGAKRPSTTSGRKSQKNKKKKPEAPDSSSSLFEVPEVW; this is encoded by the exons ATGGAGGTAACACGGACAA ATTTTAAAGAATCTTTGAGCGATGTGTACAGCGCTATAGACGAGGCGGATTTCCTTGCCATCGATGGAGAATTTTCAG gGATAAGTGATGGTCCAAGTGTCAGCGCTTTAACAAACGGATTGGATACGCCAGAAGAGAGATACGTCAAGCTGAAAAAG CATTCCATGGACTTTCTGTTGTTCCAATTTGGATTGTGTACCTTCAAATATGACCAGGAAAAGTCCAA GTATATCACAAAACCATTTAATTTCTATGTATTCCCAAAACCCTTCAGTAGGACATCGCCAGATATAAAGTTCATCTGTCAG AGTTCAAGTATTGACTTCTTGGCCTGTCAGGGATTTGACTTCAACAAGGTGTTCTGTCACG GAATCCCGTACCTAAATCAGGAGCAGGAAGCGCAGCTGAGAGAGCAGACAGAGGAGAGGAGAAATCAACACGCTAACGGTCTGGGGACGCCGTCCTTCATCTCTCCCTCCTCCAAAACGCCTGCAAATGTGCCTGATGAGCAGAAAGACTACATCAACAAAGTTGT agaaaaggttgaaaaactTTTCAGTAGCAACAAGGAGACTTTGGATTTGGAACCATGTTCTGG CTTCCAAAGAAAGTTGATATACCAGACTCTGAGTTGGAA GTTTCCCAAAGGTCTTCACGTGGAAACCATGGAAACGGAAAAG AAAGAGCGATTCATCCAAGTCAGTAAAGTTGATGAAGAAGAGAGGAAGAGGCGGGAACAACAGAAACTGGAGAGAGAACAG GAGGAGCTGAACGACGCTGTCGGCTTTTCAAGAGTCGTCCACGCCATTTCTAAATCT GGTAAACTTGTTGTCGGCCATAACATGCTCCTGGATGTGATGCACACGATCCATCAGTTCTACTGTTCTCTGCCACAG GACCTTCAAGACTTTAAAGAGGTTACAACGTGTGTCTTTCCAAg acTTCTGGACACTAAGTTGATGGCCTCAACTCAACCATTTAAg GAGCTGATCAATAACACGTCTCTGGCAGAGTTAGAGAAACAAGTGAAAGAAAGCCCCTTCAAGGCACCTTCTGTTG AAACGGCAGAGGGCTTCCCCAGCTACGATACGGCTCAGGAGCAGCTGCACGAGGCCGGATACGACGCCTTCATCACAGGCCTGTGCTTCATCTCCATGGCCAACCATCTGG GTTCCTTCTTGACTCCACCAAAAGCTCACATCTCCGCTCACTCCAAACTCATTGAACCGTTCTTCAACAA ACTCTTCCTCATGAGGATTATAGATATTCCCTACCTCAACATAACCGGACCGGACT TGCAACCCAAGAGAGACCACGTTCTTTATGTGACCTTTCCAAAGGAATGGAAGACGAGTGACCTGTACCAGCTCTTTAGTGCCTTTG GGAACATTCAGGTGTCCTGGATAGACGAGACATctgcttttgtgtgtttaagtCAAACAGATCAGGTTCAAATAG CAATGAACACAAGCCGCTACGCAGAGAGCTACCGGATTCAGACGTACGCCGAGTACATCCACGAGAAACGGCAGAAGGAGGAAAAGCTCGGACAAACTTCCAAGTCATGGGGGGAGGACGGCTGGATGAAACCCCAGTACCCCTCCTCCACAGCGGGGTTTGGATACCACAG GATGAGGAAACGCAGCATCAGCCCGGCTTCGGGAGAGCAGGGAATGGAGGACGCTCTGACTGCAGATGGATGGAGCCACTACTCCGATAACAAAGACGGCAAGAAGATGAAGCTCGACG ATGCATGTGGAAAGGCCAGTGTTGAGGCCGCTGAGAGCAAGACATCCGAGGAATGGTTAAACACAACGAC GAATAAACAATATTCTTCCAGCTTAAGCCCAAGTCCTGATGGTTCAGATCCAGATAGTCAGGCTGAAGGAGCAAAACGACCTTCAACAACCTCTGGGAGGAAAAGtcaaaagaacaagaaaaagaagcctGAAG CACCTGACTCTTCAAGCTCTTTGTTTGAAGTCCCGGAGGTTTGGTAG